TGTTGCTATAGAAAAGTGATGGAATTGCATATCATATTTTGAGTTCAATCCATGCACTTTCATAGAACATCAATAAGAAGTCTCAGTCATCATTTACAATTTAATGGTTACAAATATAACCTGAGATTATTACCACCATTGAACATCCTGCTTTTGTGGGAATGACAAAGAGATACGCAAATACACCAATGCTAGAGAAATACAAAGACTAGCTTAAGACAGAAGTCAACACCAAACCTTTAGCAATCAAATCAAAtgcttaaagtcaacatgaatccAAATGTACTGAATTGTAAACCCTATTTGCTAAATTATGTGAAACACATTCCTCAGTTCAGTTCCTCATGGATAAAAGCACAAAATACGTCACATCATTAAGGTGAAATGAGGCATGAATACCTTTTCATGTAGATTTTAAAGTGACTCTGCGGTaacgttttttttcttcttctaggACTTTGAATGTTTATCACATGTTTCTGACACGCTTCAAGTTCCCAGGATTCTGTTCAGGTGAATCTCTGTTAGCTTCTTCCATTACGTGTCAGGTAAGCAAATGCATGAGGTTTGTTAGTGCAGTGTGTTTTCTTCAGCTATTGGAAGTTATTCACACAGCTGTACATTCATTCTGTTAAATTAAAACCAACATCAAACATGATCAATTTAAGCTTCATCAGTAGCATACTACCAAAGTTTGATCTTCTTTCATTGAACACTTCATTCACCTAAAAATTAGATCGGACAAGGTGTTAAAAGAGCATTTTCAGATAAATGGTGTTGGCAAAAAGAAACTCCATTTGTAATTAGATAGCGGCTAATTAGAGAATAAAATGAAGAGAGGAGAATCACTGGTCATTTTCCCTTTgtaatgctgtttaattaaaaaccctcATCAGAATTGTAATTAGGACATGAAACATACTCAATCTTCAGTCTAATCAGTACATTTGTGTGTCTGACCTGAGTGAAAACATGCTGTAACAAACACACAACACGCATAACGACTCAAATATACACGATTCTTTATCAAAGCatcacataaaaacaaaaaaatcattatCCCCTTTTCCATTAAAAggctccctgctgaaaaaaacagcatatgctggttaggtatgttttggtgctgggatgctggttttagctggtttatgctggtcctttgctggtttatgctggtcccttgctggtttatgctggtccttagctggttaatgctggtcctttgctggtttatgctggtcatgttgctggtcaaggaccagcataaaccagcaaaggaccagcattaaccagcaacatgaccagcataaaccagcaaaaaccagcaagggaccagcataaaccagcaaaggaccagcatataccagctaaaaccagcatcccagcaccaaaacatacctaaccagcatatgctggttttttcagcagggctgtttgttcttttttcctttttttttgttgGTGTTGTAAATATGCCTATTGGCGTGGATGAACAGTGACCAAAGCTTTTGTTATTGCatgactaaaataaataaatacacacaaatgaattacaatagttttttttccccttttgatTCAAATGTTAATCACAAACCTTTTAAAAATAGATCTTTATAAATCTTGTCATGTTTTTGATAAATGATGAAACTTTGCATTTATGAGGGCGACTTTTCCAAAACTAACAGTGTCTGTTACGCTTACACATTTCTGATCAAACTGTGTTTGTAATGGTTTACTATTATACTGCTAGACATACCAACCCGATCTCATGGGAAAATATAACTAGTTTATGGCAAACTGTATGGTTTTTAAAGCACTGCACCAGTATGATAATCATCTTTCAATGTAACTGTAGTATGCTGAATCATTTTCACTTGCCCAGTCACCTGTGTCTCGAATCATTTCCTACACTACACTAGTCACTATCCTGAGCTGTGACGTCAGCAGACAGGACAAATACCAATTCAAGAGCCTTCAAAAATATTCAGTCACTGGTAAAACTTCTACCGTAATTGCACGCAGACATTTACGGCTGTTTTCAAATCACTGCTTGCAATCAGATGGTGTATTTGACATCTACTAGCAGGGACCAATTGGACCAAAGTACAGACTGGGGTCCAGACAAACCTGGACCCCAGATGACCAGGGCCATTTTAAAAATTGGAGTTTGTCCAATGACATAATAGAAAGGTGACACAGTATGCAAAGTATATTTGTAAGGAAGTAAGTTTAGCAATTACTGACTACCCTCATACCGTTGTATTTCTCTTGCAATACGTAGCTTATGTCCATACAGGTAGTCTCCAGATTTTGGGTCACGTGTGTTCACACGTGGTGACCTCCGGCAGCGGCGTTTGCTCCTGCAGCGCTACCTGTGGAGGCGTCTGTATGGATCGACAGGACGGCACCAAGTTCTTCTGTAATTCCACTCCAAACCCAGGCGGGGCGCTCTGCAACTGTCTCCTGTACTGCACAAAGCTGCACGTCTTCAAAACGACGGCTAGGATGTTCTTGGCCATGAGTATCGCAGACACTCTGTTGTCCTTATAGAGGAGCATATTCCCTCCACGGATGAAGAGAGTGACAATGTTAATCGTCACCAGACTCAGAATGGGGTAGAGCATCATCTTGTGAGGACTGATGTTGATGCCTTGCATGCTGATCTCACTCAGAGACACACAGGGCAGCACTAAAAGAAGAATATAACAGTAGAAAAACATCAGTCCCTCGGCCCAGAGAGGAAGCCCTTTCTTTTGCGGCTCCCACAGGTTGGCCTGGATGTCCAGAACATCCAACAGATCCACCACCACCCAGAACAAACGGTTTCTGATCTCCTCCTTCTTCTTGAACGCCTTCACGTACTCCATGTGGTCGACGGCGACCAGAATCACGAACAGCATGGGAACGCTGACGGACAGCAGGAGCGTCAGAGCTTTCCGAGCCAAGGCGTCCAGGCTTTTACGGTCAGCCTTGTAGTTCTGGTAAACGAAATACACCTTAATCTCCAAGACGAAGATGTAAAGGAACCAAAGTATCATGGCGTAGCCTCGTTTTGCCGTCCTCACCTCGGCTCCCACCCACACCGCCACGTATCGCAGCACGATGAGGAAGCAGAGGTCGCCGACGGTCACCATGATGCAGATGCCGATCTTTCGCGGGCCGTGATTCTGCTCGACGAGGTACGCGTCCATCAGCGCCATGCTGCTCATGATGACGATGGTGGACAAGCACACGTGCGGCTTGTTGGTGGGAGGGGGTGGCACCATCCTGCCGGGGGCGGGACGGCGGACCCTCGCGACCTCTTCCCTGATGGCCTGATTTAAGGAAGTTCCTCTGGGGCTCACGCTCTTCCGTTCCCCGATGGTGCTCCCATGGCCGAGCTCCAGGATTCGCTAGCTGGACCCAAACTAAATCACGTCGATCGTCGAGATCCCAAAATGCACAAACCAAAAATCAAAGCCGATACGTTTAGATGAAGTCTTCAAGAATTTCTAGTCTGACGGCATTTTGGCCACTGTTTCGAGACCTTCATTGCTGCATTAAAAAAAGATCTTGTTTTGTGGCCGTCGGCCAGACGCATACATCTACAGGTCAATTTAATGCACTCTCTGAgaagatatttaaaataaaattcagaAAGCGACCAGACACCTACTTTCTCCCCTGTCTGAAGTTCATCATGACAATGAGCTGTGGACCGTCCTCGCCGAGACCAAATTAGGACCGTAATCCATATGTAAAGTGACAGGAAACACACACAGTTCTCCCCTGGTTGTGTTGTATCCTGTGGTCAGGCATGTCTCTTCAAAATTACAGCCCCCAAATCCCTAATGCCTCGAATGTAATCCACTTAAGCTTGGAGTGTGCAGACAAGGTTGCTGTAGACGTCTCAGAGGGCGAATTTGATTTCAGCACAGGAGAAAAAAATCTGTCTAAATCGAAACTCACTTTTTTGTGCTTTAGACTAAAAACTTACAGCAAGTGCAGGTGCGTTATTTTACATGGAAGTCGACTTACTGTAGCATTAAACCATCGGGATGTGCTGGTGATCGGTCCAGTGGTTCATGTGTGTTTGGTTCTTTGTCCTGTGAATGCAGATGCAGTTGGATTCGATGTGTCCTGATTGCTCGTCACCTCAGATCAGAGCGGGAAGCTGGTGTCCGTCTGTGCTGTCAGCTGTGCATCGCTGCTCCTGTCTCAGCACATGCTCTCTGCTGCGCCGCGTCAGGAATATCAGGATTGCTGGCGGTACGAGTGAAGaattcattctctctctctctctctctctctctctctctctctctctctccatgtgTGTTAATGAGGTGCGTGCGCCTGCATCTCCCTCTGCCTGCTCTCCTCAGACACTGACACAATGTGGCTCCTtcagcgctctctctctctcaatctccctcattctctctctttcactcactcactcactcactcactctctctgaTTGAGATTCAAATAGCATTATTTGacttggttaaaaaaaataattattgccaaaaacattaaatatacatCTATGCATACATGTTTTCACACATTACAACATTGGTACTACTAAAGATGTAAGTGGCAGGAGAATGATGGGGGtcagtagattatttttttttttttaagtttctagAATTTGACCGCTTGTTTTCTGTATTGTTGTCATTTGTGATTATGTGCCTGATTCTTTCCTGCATGCATTATTTGTGGATACAGTGACACCAccagcctgatcgactgaagttatggttgcttgcacTTCGTCACGATCTGACTGTTGTGaatgtgctcaggacagttgggcATTGAGGTGGatcataggtaaaaaaaaaaagatataaatactgttcagtttcttgcacagactgattgtttagggtattaagacctcaatgtatcgttatgagccgcagggtgtaatttggctttgtctgtgtatgttttttttttttactcttaaagatttggtaaccactgactgccattatttgactgacagactccAACGGTTTGAGCTAAAAATCTTCCTTTGTGTTCTacttaagaaacaaagtcacctgcatcctggatgccctggaggtaagcagataaacatttttgggtgaactatccctttaatgagatTGTAGGTTTAGGGTTATCCTGTTAAATAGTCCTTGGTGCCAGAATTTAATCAGTTGTTTTATTCAATAAAAATCTAATCTGACTAATTGTTGATGAAGTCCAGGAGTTTACTGTACTACAGAAAAACTTCTACAGAAAAGAGAAATATCTCTCTGTCATTTCTATAATCTCTTTCTATTTTTAAAAGATGATAGCTGTTATCAGTGCTTGATTCCAGATGAATCAGAGATGTGACTGACGCTCACAGCCACACATTTAATTACAGTCAATTGGAAATTTAGTGCTGCTTTGTTTTATCACTTAATTTAACATCCCATCAGATCCAGACATCTCATGGACTTCAATTATCTTTGATTGAAAGATGTAATTACTGTGAGTTGGTATCTATCGTTTATATTTTTTGGTTCTTAAGGAGGATAAGGAGTTCTgagtgtatgtttgtgttttccaTTATGTTTCACAGTAAGGTAGATGATTCTCTCTGTTTATGAATGACAGTACTCTGAGATTTTGTATTTCTTGACATGAATCTCGGATGGATATAAGATTTAGTCCAGTTTTTTTCTGGACAACATTTTACAGTGATCTGTATATTTTGTGCATTCTGTAAGAAAGTGCAGCATCATAGTGTCTCAGTTTTGTTATGATCACTGCCATTGACAGTCCAATGTTTTCATGTGTCTGCTGGTTTCTATAGTCATGTTGTGTCTTTGTTGTATCTCTGTAGCGAGTTTGTACTTCCTCAGTGTTTTATCTGTTGAGGGTCTGTCATGTCATTCTGTATTTTTAGGGTTAGGTAGAGGAAATTTTCATGTTCCTTACATAGCAGGAAGAGGAGCCTGCTGCTGCCGCCCCATAGACAACATCACGTctcacagagagagaaagagatgctGCTCATGATGGACCTCTCTTATTGATTGTAAGAAAGACATTGAATCAGGTCAGAGGGCCAGCAGGGGATGAAGGAACCGATGCTGAGAGGAATAGAGAGTCAGGGAGTGATGGTAGAGAGTACGAGAGCGAGTGAGCAGGAGGACAAAAGGAACTGTGAGGGAAAGGAGGAGGGAATGGGGCTTGTGATACTGTATATtcttaaaggaaaggaaagaacgTGACGTTTGGCTAAGTATGGTGACACTTACTCTGAATTTGTGCTCtgaatttaacccatccaagtgcgcacacacacagcagtagGCAGCCATATTGTGAAATAGGATGGAGGTTTTGCCATCCCATAGCACAAAGttacgtgattttttttttatgcatacgGTGGAATTTATTCGGCAAATGCGTTTCCATTTCCCATTATTCACATGAACCCTTTTAAATCATTAACCCATcagtcaaaaaccacctcaagcaagcgtaaaaacttttttgcgaattAAGGGATTTTTATTCGAAATGTGACGTTTCCGTCACTCGTTTCTGATGCCATATTTTAAAACGtgcataaaaacagggtgatggaaacatgGCTAGTGAAAATCTCAGTAGTTCTGATGGATTAAACCCAGTGCTGTCACCATACAATAATCACAGTTTCTGTTTGCTGAAGCATGCTCTGTGATAATGGTTGACTGCATGATTTAAGTGAGTGTGAAGAAGCATTTACTCATCGCAGTGTCAGGTGTTTTCTGTGAATTTGTGCTTTTCAAAAAGAATGATGCACATCTTGTGGACCAAAGCATCCAGTCTGTATTGAttataaagaaaatattttcaATCTCTTTTTGCTTAAAAACAGACTCTCCTTTATTTACCTTCATGGATGATTTGGAAATGAAGCGTACATGTTTCACAGGAAGTCTGACACTTCTGTACACTCTGCAGAATCggaatgttttttgttgttgttgcatgtCATCGGTTGCACATAGAGAAATGAAGATGCAGGCCGGTGCGTAGTTTCCCTGCATCACTTTTATAGCGTCGACTGACAGAAGCTGCTGGTGTAATTCTGTCAAAGAATGAGATGTTTTAGTTACTCTAGTCACCCGTTCCACCCACATAATGCTGCTGTATTCATAATTCATCGACTCATTTGCATGTCTTTCATAGCATTCATATATTTCCAAGATGTGCTTTAACAAGAGCCGAGCGAGTCTGAGCGTTGTATTCGTCTCGCTCTTAGATAATGTGCTGAGGTGTGAATCACAGGCTTCTCTTTTAAACAAATCAGCGTGTTTTATTCATCGTTCAGTTGTTTGTTTGCAGTATTCCTAAAACATTTTCACTGGCAAACTGTTTATGAGAGTTGTTCTTCCATCTAAATTAAAGAAAGATCAGAGTGAGGAGTGTTTTATTTGAAGGTTTAACAAACAGTGTTGAATCATCGCTCCTGCATTTAAGCTGCTCTGTTGACGCACTTCATCTGTCTGATGGCTTGTCTGTCTCTTGAGAGAACCATGTTTCTTGCTGTGTATTTTATTGTTTGCATGTAAAAACAGGTCAACATATCTTCAGCCATTTTTTTGCTGAATGCATTGAAGCATGCAGTACATAATAC
Above is a genomic segment from Garra rufa chromosome 2, GarRuf1.0, whole genome shotgun sequence containing:
- the LOC141326098 gene encoding transmembrane protein 121 yields the protein MVPPPPTNKPHVCLSTIVIMSSMALMDAYLVEQNHGPRKIGICIMVTVGDLCFLIVLRYVAVWVGAEVRTAKRGYAMILWFLYIFVLEIKVYFVYQNYKADRKSLDALARKALTLLLSVSVPMLFVILVAVDHMEYVKAFKKKEEIRNRLFWVVVDLLDVLDIQANLWEPQKKGLPLWAEGLMFFYCYILLLVLPCVSLSEISMQGINISPHKMMLYPILSLVTINIVTLFIRGGNMLLYKDNRVSAILMAKNILAVVLKTCSFVQYRRQLQSAPPGFGVELQKNLVPSCRSIQTPPQVALQEQTPLPEVTTCEHT